TGATACTTTCCCATTTTTACTGATCTCTCACATTCTCGGTAGTTCATCACGTTCTTTTCTACTTCGTGATAAAATACCAGTGGGATCATCCTCATGTAATGCCAGCAGATATGTCAGTTGAAGTATCCGAGCTATTCACGCGGGAGTTCACAAGGGTAATCTATCTTTGACTCAGCATACCTTATTTGATTTAAACTCTCCCATGTGGAGCTTGAAACATATATATGGAATTTGAATGTTGGTGACAGTATATTGAGGAGACTGAAGAACTTGCCATGAATGCTCTGAGAGCAAACAGACACATTCTGGACTTGATCACCAGAGAGTTATtggaaaaatcaagaattacTGGATTGGTACACTTTCTGATACATTTATGACGAAATGAAATATGA
The Camelina sativa cultivar DH55 unplaced genomic scaffold, Cs unpScaffold05617, whole genome shotgun sequence DNA segment above includes these coding regions:
- the LOC104774790 gene encoding ATP-dependent zinc metalloprotease FTSH 12, chloroplastic-like; translated protein: MVDLPDNPDGELIKYRWDHPHVMPADMSVEVSELFTREFTRYIEETEELAMNALRANRHILDLITRELLEKSRITGL